The following coding sequences are from one Gossypium raimondii isolate GPD5lz chromosome 4, ASM2569854v1, whole genome shotgun sequence window:
- the LOC105779827 gene encoding transcription and mRNA export factor ENY2, with protein sequence MKHSVNRPPTPDGAEDQGNEPTLQEIINIKLIESGEKERLMELLRERLIECGWKDEMKALCRSYVKKKGRNNVTLDDLVHLITPKGRASVPDFVKAELLQRIRSFLMSAAL encoded by the exons AT GAAACATTCAGTAAATCGGCCTCCAACCCCTGATGGTGCAGAAGATCAAGGGAATGAACCCACCCTtcaagaaattattaatatcaag TTAATTGAAAGCGGGGAAAAAGAGAGATTAATGGAACTGTTAAGAGAAAGACTTATAGAATGTGGATGGAAGGATGAGATGAAAGCTCTTTgcag ATCATATGTtaagaagaaaggaagaaatAATGTCACTTTGGATGACCTTGTTCATTTGATCACCCCAAAAGGCAGAG CTTCTGTCCCAGACTTCGTAAAGGCTGAGCTATTGCAAAGAATTCGTTCTTTTCTCATGTCCGCTGCTCTTTGA
- the LOC105779826 gene encoding B2 protein, whose protein sequence is MESMNSFWQLGDDLRGQSKASEDHKWLMVASKLAEQTRIKGERMNNLDLSKGPAEVRTRDKFGFHEDNKFENLNFNMLNLDSKIGDSISKSTFRNGIYNTDAVYQKNNSHNIGNLSANKYSGNNHCNKDINNNSNTNSNNNENNNANNAADKRFKTLPATETLPRNEVLGGYIFVCNNDTMQEDLKRQLFGLPPRYRDSVRAITPGLPLFLYNYTTHQLHGIFEAASFGGSNIDPTAWEDKKCKGESRFPAQVRIRIRKVCKALEEDAFRPVLHHYDGPKFRLELSVPETLDLMDLCEQAGSP, encoded by the exons ATGGAAAGCATGAATAGCTTTTGGCAGTTAGGAGATGATCTCCGGGGACAATCTAAAGCCTCAGAGGATCACAAATGGTTGATGGTTGCCTCCAAACTGGCTGAACAAACGAGGATAAAGGGTGAGCGTATGAACAATCTCGACCTTTCAAAGGGTCCAGCTGAAGTAAGGACAAGGGATAAATTTGGGTTCCATGAAGACAACAAATTCGAGAACCTTAACTTCAATATGTTGAACTTGGACTCCAAGATCGGAGATAGTATAAGCAAAAGTACCTTCCGAAATGGTATTTACAACACCGATGCTGTTTACCAGAAAAATAACAGCCACAACATTGGGAACCTGTCTGCCAACAAATATAGTGGCAACAACCATTGCAACAAAGATATTAATAATAACAGCAACACCAACTCCAACAACAACGAGAACAACAATGCAAACAATGCTGCCGATAAAAGGTTCAAGACTTTGCCTGCCACCGAGACACTCCCGAGAAATGAGGTGCTTGGTGGATACATCTTTGTTTGCAACAATGACACAATGCAAGAAGATCTTAAGCGCCAGCTATTTG GTTTACCGCCAAGATACAGGGACTCTGTTCGGGCAATCACACCTGGCTTGCCATTGTTTCTCTATAACTACACCACTCATCAGTTGCATGGTATTTTTGAG GCAGCAAGTTTTGGGGGTTCTAACATTGATCCAACTGCTTGGGAAGACAAAAAGTGTAAAGGCGAGTCGAGGTTTCCTGCTCAG GTGAGAATCCGTATAAGAAAGGTATGCAAGGCATTGGAAGAGGATGCTTTTAGGCCAGTCTTGCACCACTATGATGGTCCCAAGTTCCGTCTCGAGCTGTCAGTTCCTGAG ACTTTGGATCTAATGGACCTTTGTGAACAAGCAGGCTCCCCATAA